A stretch of the Polaribacter pacificus genome encodes the following:
- a CDS encoding SDR family oxidoreductase has protein sequence MDTPKLINKTILVTGGGGFIGSNLCEALLNLNNNVVCLDNLSTGKSENLIDFQDHPKFLFIEGDIRDIETCKKAVQGVDYVLHQAALGSVPRSIKDPITSNDVNVGGFLNMLVASRDAGVKRFVYAASSSTYGDSTSMPKVEDVIGKPLSPYAITKYVNELYADVFSKTYGLETIGLRYFNVFGRRQDPNGAYAAVIPKFVSQLMKGESPVINGDGTYSRDFTYIDNVIQANILCLTTEINEALNTVYNIAYGDRISLNDLVRYLKKYLTEFDKSINDVEIIFGPNRVGDISHSQASIEKAIKNLNYNPQYSLQQGLKEAVKWYWGKS, from the coding sequence ATGGATACTCCAAAATTAATAAACAAAACGATTTTAGTTACTGGTGGTGGTGGTTTTATTGGCTCTAATCTATGTGAAGCATTATTGAATCTTAATAATAATGTTGTTTGTTTAGACAATCTCTCTACAGGAAAAAGTGAAAATTTAATTGATTTTCAAGATCATCCAAAATTTTTATTTATAGAAGGTGATATTAGAGATATTGAAACCTGTAAAAAGGCTGTACAAGGAGTTGATTATGTATTGCATCAAGCGGCTCTCGGTTCTGTGCCTAGGTCAATCAAAGACCCTATCACATCAAATGACGTTAATGTAGGTGGCTTTTTAAATATGTTAGTTGCTTCTAGGGATGCCGGAGTGAAGCGTTTTGTATATGCGGCAAGTTCTTCAACTTATGGTGATTCAACTTCAATGCCTAAGGTAGAAGATGTTATAGGTAAGCCCTTGTCTCCATACGCTATAACTAAATATGTTAATGAGTTGTATGCAGATGTCTTTTCTAAAACCTATGGATTAGAGACAATAGGTTTGCGATATTTTAATGTTTTTGGAAGGAGACAAGATCCAAATGGTGCTTATGCTGCTGTAATTCCAAAATTTGTAAGTCAGTTAATGAAAGGTGAATCCCCAGTGATTAATGGAGATGGCACCTATTCCAGAGATTTCACATATATAGATAACGTTATACAAGCTAATATCTTATGTTTAACTACTGAAATTAATGAAGCGCTTAATACGGTGTATAATATCGCTTATGGAGATCGTATTTCACTTAATGATTTAGTAAGGTATTTGAAAAAGTATTTAACAGAGTTTGATAAAAGTATAAACGATGTAGAAATAATATTTGGACCCAATAGGGTTGGAGATATTTCTCATTCACAGGCAAGTATAGAAAAAGCAATTAAAAATTTAAATTATAACCCTCAATACTCACTTCAGCAAGGTTTAAAAGAAGCTGTAAAGTGGTATTGGGGTAAATCGTAA
- a CDS encoding nucleotide sugar dehydrogenase, which translates to MNQPKISIIGLGYVGLPLARLFATKYAVVGFDINKDRVEGLMTGTDSTLEVSDETLQAVLVDNVSDSDGLYCSANINDIADCNYYIVTVPTPVDKNNRPVLTPLIKASETVGRVLSKGDIVIYESTVYPGATEEECIPVLEKISGLKFNKDFFAGYSPERINPGDKEHTVEKILKVTSGSTPEIGLKVDALYNSVITAGTHLAPTIKVAEAAKVIENSQRDINIAFVNELAKIFNLMDINTHDVLEAAGTKWNFLPFKPGLVGGHCIGVDPYYLAQKAQEYGYNPEIILAGRRVNDSMGSYVAAEVIKTMIHKDVKIKDAEILILGITFKENCPDVRNTKVVDVVSALKEYNTNITIYDPWADIKEVKHEYNLDSVREVPSKKFDAIILTVSHHEFLNLDLEVLKKETSVVYDVKNILPVNVKNKTL; encoded by the coding sequence ATGAACCAACCAAAGATTTCGATTATAGGTTTAGGCTATGTTGGGTTGCCTTTAGCAAGATTATTTGCTACAAAATATGCTGTAGTAGGTTTTGATATAAATAAAGATAGAGTAGAAGGGTTAATGACCGGAACAGATAGTACTCTAGAAGTTTCTGATGAAACTTTACAAGCTGTTTTAGTTGATAATGTTTCAGATAGTGATGGTTTGTATTGTTCTGCCAATATTAATGATATTGCTGATTGCAATTATTATATAGTAACGGTTCCAACACCAGTTGATAAAAATAATCGCCCTGTTTTAACGCCGTTAATAAAAGCTAGTGAAACAGTAGGAAGAGTACTTTCTAAAGGTGATATTGTGATTTATGAATCAACAGTGTATCCAGGTGCAACTGAAGAAGAATGTATTCCTGTTTTGGAAAAAATATCTGGTTTAAAATTCAATAAAGATTTTTTTGCAGGCTATTCACCAGAACGAATTAATCCAGGAGACAAAGAACACACTGTAGAAAAGATTTTAAAAGTAACTTCTGGGTCAACCCCAGAAATTGGTTTAAAGGTAGATGCTTTGTACAATTCTGTTATAACGGCAGGAACTCATTTAGCACCGACAATCAAAGTTGCTGAAGCTGCAAAAGTGATTGAGAATTCTCAACGAGATATCAATATTGCTTTTGTAAATGAACTTGCCAAAATATTTAATTTAATGGACATCAACACACATGATGTATTGGAGGCTGCAGGGACTAAATGGAATTTTTTACCTTTTAAACCGGGTTTGGTTGGGGGACATTGTATAGGTGTTGATCCTTATTACCTTGCTCAAAAGGCTCAAGAATACGGATATAACCCTGAGATTATTTTAGCTGGTCGAAGAGTGAATGACAGTATGGGTAGTTATGTTGCTGCTGAGGTTATAAAAACAATGATTCATAAAGATGTTAAAATTAAAGATGCTGAAATTTTAATTTTAGGGATCACTTTTAAAGAAAATTGCCCAGATGTACGTAATACAAAAGTTGTTGACGTAGTATCTGCATTAAAAGAATATAATACAAATATTACTATCTATGATCCTTGGGCGGATATAAAAGAAGTTAAGCATGAGTATAATCTAGATTCTGTTAGGGAAGTTCCGAGTAAAAAATTTGATGCCATCATTTTAACAGTTTCTCATCATGAATTTCTAAATTTAGATTTAGAAGTTCTCAAGAAAGAAACGTCTGTGGTCTACGATGTAAAGAATATTTTACCAGTAAATGTCAAAAACAAAACGTTATAA